The sequence below is a genomic window from Desulfonatronum thiodismutans.
GGTCAAGGACGAAAAAATCGCCCTTTTCGACTTGGTTCCCGCGAATCATGTGGACGAGTTGCTCCGTTGCCTCAAGGCCACCATTGATCCGGAACAAATCGACTACCTGATCGTCAACCATGTGGAGCCGGACCATTCCGGGGCACTGCCCAAGATCATGGACATCGTCAAACCGGAAAAAGTGTTCTGCTCGCCCATCGCCAAGCAGGCTCTGATCAGCCACTACCACCGCGAGGACTGGCCTTACGAGGTCGTAGCCACTGGGGACAACATCAGCCTGGGCAAACGAACGGTCACCTTTCTGGAAACCAAGATGCTGCACTGGCCGGACAGCATGTTTTCGTTCCTGCCGGAGGACAAGCTGCTCATTTCCAGCGACGCCTTCGGCCAGAATCTGGCTTCCAGCGAACGGTTCGACGACCAAGTTGATCAAAGCCTCCTGTTCGATTTGGCCGCCAGTTACTACGCGAACATCATCCTGCCCTTCTCCCCGCTGGTCCAAAAGCTGTTGGCCAAGGTCGGGGAAGTGGGCTGGGACATCGACATGATCGCCCCGGACCACGGACTGATCTGGCGAACCCACATCCCGGAAATCCTGGCCAAGTACGGAGAGTGGAGCACCCAAAAACCCCAGCGCAAGGCCGTGGTCTTTTACGATACCATGTGGAAGAGCACCGAGCGGATGGCCAGGGCCATTGCCGACGGAATCATCGCCGAGGGTGTCAGCGTGCAGCTGTTTTCCTTGAAAACAGCTCATCACAGCGACGTCATGCCGTTCATCATGGAGGCCCAAGCCGTTGTTGCCGGTTCTCCAACCCACAACAACGGGATGCTCCCGTTGCTCGCGGATATGCTGACCTACATGAAAGGGCTCAAGCCGCAAGGCAAAATTGGTGCGGCCTTCGGCTCCTACGGCTGGAGCGGCGAGGCGGCCAAGCAGATTTCCGAGTTCCTGCAATCCGCCAAGGTGGAGATTGTCGCCGAACCGCTGCGTGTCAAAAACGTCCCCACTGACCAGGATCTGGCCGCCTGCCAGGAGTTTGGCAGTAAGATCGGACGAGAAGTGATCGCTCGCGTTCCTGAGTAGATTTCTCACGGATCATACGACCAACCTTCGCCGCTCCGTTCATTCCGGACGGAGCCGGATCGAACGAAAGCAAAGGGCGCTCATGAGAGCGCCCTTTCTCATTGGTGCGCTCCAAGAGTATGAACGTTGCCTTTTTCACGGGAATGAATCCCGACAGACTTGGGGTACTATCCCTTGCCAAACAGTTGCCTTTTCGTAAGATAAAACAAAAAAGCGTGCTCCCAGCCCCTTTTGGTTGACATGCTCCTGTCGCGGGGCTAGGTAATTCACCATACTTTGGAAAAGCATTGCGTTGAAATGTTCTTTTTTTCACAGGCTCTGGAGTCGTAAGATGACGATTCCGTCCGGCTCTGAGAAACGACATTTTTTCAATGTCTGAAAACCTTTACCTTAAATGCTTTTCACCAAAGGCGATTTCTTCCTGTTTAACCGTTTAAACGGAGGTGGGTTATGAGACTCAGTGTTGGTCTGGCAAAGGAAGGAGCCGAGAAACGGCTCGAATGCCGTGGCGTGAATCGCCGCGACTTCATGAAATTCTGTGCGACCGTCGCCGCTGTCATGGGCATGGAAGCCTCGTTCGCCAAGCAGGTCGCCGCCGCGCTGACCGATCCCCGCAGACCCTCGGTGGTCTACTTTCACTTCGCGGAATGCACCGGTTGCTCCATGGCCGTGGTCCGGACCGTCAGCCCGTACATCGACGAATTGCTTCTGGACACCATTTCCTTGGATTATCACGAAACATTGATGGCCGCCGCCGGCGACGCCGCCGAGGACGCCTTGGCACAGGCCGTGAACTCGCCCCACGGATTCATCGCCGTGGTTGAAGGTGCCATTCCCACCAAGGACAATGGCATCCACGGCATGGTCGGCGGACATACCATGCTGGAAATGGCCCAGAAGTACCTGCCCAAGGCCCAGGCCGTGATTGCCATCGGTGCCTGCGCAACCTTCGGCGGGGTCCAGGCCGCTGATCCGAACCCCACCGACGCCATGGGCGTGAACGAGCTGATGGAGCACCTCGGTCTTCCGACCCGAGCCATCAATGTCGCCGGCTGTCCGCCCAGCCCGTACAATTTCGTGGGCACCGTGGTCCATTTGTTGACCAAGGGCATGCCCGATTTGGACCGCCTCAACCGCCCGAAGATGTTTTACGGCGAATCGGTTCACGAACTGTGCGAGCGCCTGGACCATTTCTTCAATTATGAGTTCGCCCCGTCCTTTGATTCCGAGGAAGCCAGGAAGGGATGGTGCTTGTACGAAGTCGGCTGCAAGGGCCCGGACACCTACAATAACTGCCCCAAGGTCAAGTTCAACGAGACAAATTGGCCCGTGGAAGCCGGCCATCCCTGCATCGGTTGCAGCGAGCCGAAATTCTGGGATCAGCTGAGCCCGTTCTACAAGCCGGTCTAGGCTGCCTTGATTTGTAAACCGTGAATCACGAAACCTATCGTAAGGAGGACATACCATGTCAGGCTGTAAGCCCCAAGCCGCACCGGTCATTCCGGTGACGCCGCAAAGCGCCTACTCCGGGCCGATTGTCGTCGATCCGTTGACCCGGATTGAGGGCCATCTGCGTCTGGAAGTGGAAGTGGACAACGGCAAAGTCGTCAACGCCCGTTCCAGCTCCCAATTGTACCGTGGTCTGGAGACCATTTTGAAGGGTCGCGACCCAAGAGACGCGCAGCACTTCACCGCTCGCGCGTGCGGGGTCTGAAACTACACACATGCCCTGGCATCCACCCGATGCCTGGACGACGCCGTGGGCGTCGAAATTCCTGATAATGCCCGGATCATCCGCAACCTGGTCATGGCTTCGCAAATCGTCGCCGACCATTTCATCCACTTCTACGTCCTGCACGCCCTGGACTGGGTCGACGTCACCAGCGCCTTGCAGGCCGATCCGGTCAAGGCCGCCAAGATCGCCAACAACATCTCCCCGCGCCCGACCAAGGCTGAAGATTTGAGGGCCGTTCAAGAGCGTCTGACCACCTTCGTCAACCAGGGTCAGCTCGGCATTTTTACCAACGCCGATTTCCTGGGCGGGCATCCGGCCTACTACCTGCCGCCGGAAGTGAACCTGATCGCCACAGCCCACTACCTGGAGGCCCTGCGCCTGCAGATCAAGGCCACCCGGGCCATCGCCATCTTCGGCGGCAAGGTCCCGCACACCCAGTTCACCATCAGCGGCGGGGTGACCTGCTACGAATCCCTGCGGCCCGAGCGGCTGGAAGAGTACCGATCCCTGTTGCGCGAAACCCGGGAATTCATCGAGCAGATGTACATTCCGGACCTGCTGACCGTGGCTTCCTACTACAAGGACTGGGCCGGCATCGGCGGATGCACCAACTACCTGGCCTTCGGCGAGTTCCCGAAGAACGAAAGAGATCTTAAGAGCCGCTGGCTGCCGCCCGGCGTGATCATGAACCGCGACCTGTCCAACGTCCAGGACGTTGATCCCAAGGCCATCTACGAGCACGTGGCCGCCAGCTGGTACGAAGGTTCCGAGGCCCGCCATCCCTACGAGGGCGTGACCGAGCCCAAGTACACCAAGCTGGGCGACACCGAGCGCTACTCCTGGATGAAGGCTCCGCGGTATCAGGACGAGCCTATGGAAGTCGGCCCGCTGGCCGCCGTGCTGGTGGCCTACGGCAAGGGTCAGCCCGAGACCGTCGCCGCCGTGGACCTGGTCCTGAACCACCTCGGCGTGGGCCCCGAAGCCCTGCACTCCACCCTGGGCCGAACCGCGGCCCGCGGCATCCACACCCTGACCGTCGCTCAGAAGATGGAAGACTGGTTGGACGAGCTGGTGGACAACCTGAAGAGCGGAAACAACAAGATCGCCGAAAACCATGAAATGCCCGACGAGGCCGAAGGTGTCGGATTCGCCGACGTGCCCCGCGGCGCGTTGAGCCACTGGATCAAGATCAAGGGCGGCAAGATCGAGAACTTCCAGCTTGTTGTCCCCTCCACCTGGAACCTCGGACCGCGCTGTGCCAAGGGCAAGCTGGGACCGGTGGAAGAGGCGCTGATCAACACGCCCATCGCCGATCCGAAACGCCCCGTGGAATTGTTGCGCACCGTGCACTCCTTTGATCCCTGTATCGCCTGCGGCGTGCACGTCATCGACTCCAAGACCAACCAGGTCCACGAGTTCAAGGTCCTGTAACCACATAACCTGACCGTCCGGCGTTGCCTTTCGCGACGCCGGACGGTATGCATGCACGGAGAGCGAAGGAACCCCGTGGGTCGGGGAATCTTCGCTCTCTGTATTTGGAAAATCCGATGAACGAACAGAACTCCCCGAAAATTTTGGTCCTTGGCGTGGGCAATATTCTGCTCAAGGACGAGGGCGTCGGCGTGAAGACCGTGGAAAAGCTGCGCGCCGAGTACTCCTTTTCCTCCAACGTCGAACTCATGGACGGCGGCACCCTGGGCATGGCGTTAATGGAGCCGATCATGGAGTTCGACAGGTTGATCGTCGTGGACGCCGTGGTCAACGGCGGCGAGCCGGGAACGCTGTACCGGCTGACCGGCGTGGAGATGGGCAAGAGCGTGGCCTTCAAGAACTCCATGCACCAGACCGACCTTCTGGAAACCCTGGCCACCTGCAAGCTTTTGGGCAACTGCCCGGAAACCGTGGTCATCGGCATGGAGCCCAAGGATTTCGATCCCTGGGGCACGGACTTGACCCCGCCCTGCCAGGCCCGCCTGGAAGACCTCTGTCGGGCCGTACTCCGGGAAATCACGGAACACGGCGGCGAGTATCACCCAATTACGCAATAACGCGCGGTCGCTTCCTAAAGATGGAACCTGCCGCGTCACGGAGTATGGTTTCACCACGCAAAAGGCCGCCCACATGGGCGGCCTTTTGCGTTTCCGGTTGGGAGGGGCGGAAAACTATTTGATGAACAGCATCTCCTGGTAGCTGGGCAGGGCCCACAGATCGTCGGCCACCACCGTCTCCAGGGAGTCGGCCCATTCGCGGACCGTGTTGATCGCCGGAAGGATCTTCTCGCAGAAGTACTTGGCTTCCTTGAGGGTATCCCCGTGAGGGATTTTCCCCAGCAAGGCCTCTAAATCGCCCACGGCCTTCTGCAGGGTGCGCAATTTGGCGGTCACGTCTTCCAGGGTGATCATCTTCACGTCGTGGCCGATGGCCTTGAGGTTGGCGCAGGTGGCGGCCAACTCGCCCTGGTAGCGCATGGCGGCGGGGAAAATCACGGTCTTGGCCAGGCGGATGGCCAGGTTGGCCTCAGTGTTGATGGTCTTGCTGTACTGTTCCAGGTAAATTTCCTGGCGGGAATGCAGTTCCGCCTCGGAGAGCACCCCGTAGGTTTTGAACAGCTCGATCACCGGCTTGCTGGTAATTTCGGGCAAGGCTTCGGGGGTTGTCTTCAGGTTGGGCAGCCCCCGTTTTTCAGCTTCCTTGTGCCATTCCTCTGAATAACCGTCTCCGTTGAAGACGATGGCTTCGTGCTCGGTGATGACTTTTTTGAGCAGAGCCTGGACGGCGTTGTTCAGCTTTCCGGGATCGCCCTTGGTGGCTTTTTCCAGTTCCGTGGCCATGTAGTCCAGGGACTCGGACATCATCGTGTTCAGGGCCACCTGCGGCCCGGCGATGGACTGGGCAGAGCCCACGGCGCGAAACTCGAAGCGGTTGCCCGTAAAGGCGAAGGGACTGGTCCGGTTGCGGTCGCCCGGGTCCATGGGCAGCGGCGGCAGGGTGTCCACGCCCACGGTCAGGGCGTCCTTCTTTTTGCTTCCCCGTACGGCCCCGGCCTTGATTTGGTCAAACACGTCGGTCAATTGCGCGCCCAGATAGACGGACATGATTGCCGGAGGGGCCTCGTTGGCACCGAGGCGATGGTCGTTGGAAGCCGTGGCCACGGTGGCCCGCAACAACGCGCCGAATTTATGCACGGCCCGGATGGCCGCGGCGCAAAAGATCAGGAATTGAGCGTTTTCATGGGGTGTTTCGCCCGGATCGAACAGACTGCCCAGTTCGGCGTTGCCGATGGAGTAGTTCAGGTGCTTTCCGGAGCCGTTGATCCCGGCAAAAGGCTTCTCGTGCAGCAGGCACTCCATGCCGTAGCGCTTGGCCACGGTTCGCAGCACGGTCATCACCAGTTGATTGTGGTCCGTGGCCAAGTTGCCGGCCTCGAAAATCGGCGCGATTTCATACTGCCCGGGAGCGACTTCGTTGTGTCGGGTCTTCACGGGAACGCCCAGCTTGTACAATTCCCGCTCCACTTCCATCATGAAAGAGAGGACGCGGCGCGGAATGGCTCCAAAGTACTGGTCCTCGAATTCCTGGCCCTTGGCCGGCTTAGCGCCGAACAGGCTACGACCGGCGATGAGCAGGTCGGGGCGGGTGAAGACGAAGTTGCGGTCGACCAGGAAGTATTCCTGTTCCGGGCCGGCATAGGAGGTCACCGGGAGCTTGGTCTCCACGCCGAACAGGCTGAGCACGCGCTTGGCCTGTTTGTTCAGGGCCTGCAAGGAGCGCAGAAGCGGCGTCTTTTTGTCCAGGGCTTCGCCTGTCCAGGAGACGAAAGCCGTGGGAATGCACAGGAAGGTTCCGTTGGGATTCTCCAGAATGTAGGCCGGACTGGTCACGTCCCAAGCCGTGTAGCCGCGGGCTTCGAAGGTGGTCCGCAACCCCCCGGAGGGAAAGCTGGAGGCATCCGGCTCGCCCTGGATCAGCAGCTTGCCGCTGAACTGGGCCATTGCGCCGCCGCTACCGTCCGGGACCAGGAAGGCGTCGTGCTTTTCCGCGGTCAGGCCGGTTAGCGGGTAGAAAACGTGAGTGAAATGGGTGGCCCCTTTCTCAATGGCCCAATCCTTCATGGCGTTGGCCACGATGTCCGCCAGGGCCGGGTCCAGCTTCTCGCCGTACTCGATGGTTTTCTTCAAAGATTTGTAGGCATCCGAGGGCAGGCGTTCCTTCATCACCTTGTCGTTGAAAACGTTGCACCCGAACAGATCCGTAGGTTTGGTTTCCGCGAAGTTCAGCGGTGCCTCGGAGGGTGCATAGTTGGTGACCGCTGAAATGGCGTTCAGACGTGACTGGATTCCGCTCATGAAAAATCTCCTTTGTAGCTCTTCTCGTGTTGACAAATATCCGGCCTCAATAAATGAAGGCCTTGCAACCTGACGTTCTGTTCGGAATCACCCCTTCTTATTTCGCCAAGGGCTTTCCAATTTGCTTGGTTATAGCAAAAGGTGTTCCATGAACCTTTTTTTAGATATTTCAGTGGATTGAATTTTTGGCACGCAAAGGTGTCTTTCATTTTTGTATTCTTTTGACCTTGTTTTTGTCATTTTAAGCCAATTAATTGCATTTTTGTTAAAATATTTTTGGTAGGCAGCGCCGACTTTTCCGAAGGGAGGAACCATCGTGACCCAGACCATATCCGCATTGACCAAAAACAAACCCGGAGTCTTGGCCGACATGGCTCAGGCCATCCGGAAGCATAACGTGAACATCCGCAGCATCTCCGCCGGAGAAACCGAGGATCCGGACATCTCCCGGCTGACCATCGGCCTGGACGGGTCCGACGAGGATGTCCAGCGGATCACTGAGGACATGGCCGCGATGGACATGATCATCGGTATGGACGATCTACGGCGCAAGGAATTCGTGGACCGGGAACTGATCCTGGTCAAGGTAGCCATGGACCCGGCCAACACCACCCAAATCATGCAGATCTTCGAGGTGTTCCGGGCCAACGTGGTGGGTATGGGCCGGCGGACCATCACCGTGGAGATGAGCGGGGACCGGGAGCGCGTGGACGGGTTGATCAACATGCTCAAGCCCCACGGCATCAAGAGCCTGTGCCGCTCCGGTATGATCGCCCTCAAGCGCGGGGACGACTGATATCTCCGGTCGCGACGGTGCCCCCCATGACTCCCATGACCATTACTTCCCTCGACGATTTGATCCGTTTTGCAGCCTCGGCTGACCAAAACCCAAAGTTGGCTATTGCCCGTTCCGGGGACGCTTTTGTGCTGGAAGCCGCGATGCAGGCGTACGCCGCCGGGGTGGTGGAGCCCGTGTTTATCGGCGACATGGACGCCACCCGGCGTATTGCCGAGGACCTGGGCGCGGACTTATCAGGCTTGCGTTGCGTCGACCTTCCGGACGACGAGGCCGCGGTGCGGGAGGCCGTCCGGATGTTCCGGGAGGGCGAGGCCGCGCTGATCATGAAGGGCGCGGTTTCCACGAGTACGCTGCTCAAGGCCGTGCTGGACAAGGCCAACGGCGTTCCGCCCCAGGGGATTCTCAGCCATGTCACGGTGTTTGAGAACCCGCATTCCGGCAAGCTGATGCTGCTCAGCGACGCCGCGGTGAACATCCGCCCCAATTTGCAGCGCAAGGTGGAAATCCTGCGCAACGCCCTGGCCGTGGCCCGAGCCCTGGGGATGACGGCTCCGAGGGCGGCCATGCTCGCGGCCACGGAAAAGGTCAACTATCCGGCCATGCCGTCCACCCTGGACGCGGACCTGATTGCGCGCATGGGCGAGGAGGGAGCCTTTGGCGACGCCCATGTGGCCGGTCCCATGGCCCTGGACCTCGCGCTTTCGGCCGCGGCCGCGGCCAGCAAGCGCTTCCGGAACGAGGTCGCCGGCCAGGCCGACATCCTGATCACCCCGGACATCGAGAGCGGCAACGTGCTCTACAAATGTCTGAACACCCTGCTCGGCCAGGACGTGGCCGGAGTCGTGGTGGGCAGTTCCGTGCCCATCGTTGTTCCCTCCCGCGGCGACAGCGCTCGATCCAAGCTGCTCTCCATGGCCCTGGCGGTCTATCTGGCAACACGAACGTGACGCGCGGCCAAGCCTTCGCACCAGTGGCGATCGACCAACCCGCATCTCCTACGTTTCAGGATACGCCTATGCAAACCATCCTGACCATCAACCCCGGTTCCACTTCCACGAAGGTCGTCCTGTTTCACGGCCTGGAGCCGACGTTGTCCCGCGAGGTTCAGCATTCCAATTCCGAGTTGGCCGGATTTTCCGATGTCTGGAGCCAGTTCGCGCTGCGCCTGGAACCTATCCTGGCTGTCCTCGATCAGGCAGGTGTAAATCGGCTGGACGCCGTGGTCGGAAGGGGCGGACTGCTGGCGCCGTTGCCCGGCGGGGTGTACCGGATTGACGAGCGGATGCTTGAGGATTTGCGTTTGCGACGCTTCGGGGAGCATCCTTGCAACCTGGGTGCGCCGTTGGCTCTGGAGATTTCGCGGCGCTTCGGGGGATCGGCTTTGATCGTGGACCCAGTGGTTACGGACGAACTGTGTCCGGAGGCCAGACTGACCGGTCTGCCGTGCATTCGCCGACGGAGCACCTTCCATGCCTTGTCCCAGCGCGGCGCGGCCCGGGAGGCGGCTCGCCGATTGGGCAAGAATTACGAAAACGGCAAATTCATCGTCGCCCATCTGGGAGGAGGCGTAAGTATCGGTGCGCATCGCCGCGGACGGGTGGTGGATGTGACCAACGCCCTGGACGGGGAGGGGCCGATGAGTCCGGAGCGGAGCGGAACCCTGCCGATCCTGCCCCTGCTCCAGCTTTTGGAAGACGGCGTCATGGATCTTCCCGGTCTGCGCCGGGCCGTGCTCCGGGAAGGCGGGTTGTTCGCGCATTTGGGGACCAACGATTTCCGGGAAATTGAGGAGATGGTCCAGCAAGGAAACGCCAAGACAAAAACCGTGGTCGCCGCTTTCGTCTATACGACGACCAGGCACGTCGCATCCTTGCTGCCTGCTCTCGTAACCCCGGACGATCCGCGGCCCGTGGACGCCATCGTGCTCGCCGGCGGCCTGGCCCACAGCGAACTGTTGGTGCGCGACCTGAGTGCCCGGCTCACGCCGTGGGGCAGGGTCGAGGTGGTCCTCGGGTTGACCGAGGCGCGGGTTATGGCTGAAAGTGCCCTGGCGGCCCTGGAAGGCGGGGCCGAGGTCCAGGACTACGTCGGCAATGTTTTTTGAAACCCATCTCTCATAACCATCCCGCGTTCCCTTCCGGAAGTACCCTCACAGCATGATCCGCATCACCATAACCGCCCTGATTACGGCCATGCTTGTGCTGCTTTGCATAGGCCAGGCCCTGGCCCAAAACCCGTTTCTCACGCCCCCGTCCCGGGAGCGGCCCGCCGCTCCGTCCGTGGAACAGCCTTCCGAGGACCACCGTCCTGGCGTGGAAGAGCAGGTCGGGCAAGCCCCCCGTGAAGATCCTGGCCGTCCCTTGGCCCGTCCTCCGTCTGCGGGACCGCGCATCACGCCTCCGTTCTTCGCCGAAATGGTCGCCCTGCAACGCGACCTGCGCCAACGGATGACCAACTATGCCCGCCAGATCCAGGAACGCCCCTTGGGCGCGGCCACTTGGCAGTTGCTGCTGCTCTCGTTTTTCTACGGGGTGATTCACGCCCTGGGACCGGGGCACGGCAAATCCATCGTCTGTTCCTATTTCGTTTCCCGCCGGGGAACATGGCGACAAGCCCTGCTGTTCGGCAACCTGATCACCGCCACCCACATCCTTTCCGCGGTGGTGATCATCGTCGGGCTTTCCTGGGTCCTGGGCCGGGCGAACATCGCCGCGTTCCACTCCGTGGAGGGAAGGTTGGAGTCCATCAGCTATGCGCTGATCACACTCATCGGTTTTTTTCTTCTGGGCAAGACCTTGTTCGACTGGCGGCGGGCGTCAAGGGAGAGGCCCGGCGAGGAGCCCGATGAGTGTCCGCGATCCAGCCCCAGGGACATCGTCACGCTGTCCCTGGCCACCGGCCTGATGCCCTGCCCCGGAGCGGCCCTGATCCTGCTCTTCACCCTCAGTCTGAACGTCTTCTGGGCTGGCTTGATGGCCATGATCCCTCTGGCCTTGGGTATGGGCCTGACCGCCTCGGCCCTGGGCTTGATCACCGTCGGCTCCACCAACGCCGTGCTCGACGTCAGCCGACGCTCCAAACGCCTCTTCGCCATCCTGCACCGCACCCTGGCCTGCCTGGGCGCGCTGCTGATCATCATTCTGGGCGCGAGCCTGCTGCTCAGCGCCGGGTATGTATGATTGCCGGCCAAACGGTTGAACCGCCCGGGACCATCGGTCGCGGGCGGTTCCGTCATGGAAGCGACAAGACGGT
It includes:
- a CDS encoding glutamine synthetase III family protein; amino-acid sequence: MSGIQSRLNAISAVTNYAPSEAPLNFAETKPTDLFGCNVFNDKVMKERLPSDAYKSLKKTIEYGEKLDPALADIVANAMKDWAIEKGATHFTHVFYPLTGLTAEKHDAFLVPDGSGGAMAQFSGKLLIQGEPDASSFPSGGLRTTFEARGYTAWDVTSPAYILENPNGTFLCIPTAFVSWTGEALDKKTPLLRSLQALNKQAKRVLSLFGVETKLPVTSYAGPEQEYFLVDRNFVFTRPDLLIAGRSLFGAKPAKGQEFEDQYFGAIPRRVLSFMMEVERELYKLGVPVKTRHNEVAPGQYEIAPIFEAGNLATDHNQLVMTVLRTVAKRYGMECLLHEKPFAGINGSGKHLNYSIGNAELGSLFDPGETPHENAQFLIFCAAAIRAVHKFGALLRATVATASNDHRLGANEAPPAIMSVYLGAQLTDVFDQIKAGAVRGSKKKDALTVGVDTLPPLPMDPGDRNRTSPFAFTGNRFEFRAVGSAQSIAGPQVALNTMMSESLDYMATELEKATKGDPGKLNNAVQALLKKVITEHEAIVFNGDGYSEEWHKEAEKRGLPNLKTTPEALPEITSKPVIELFKTYGVLSEAELHSRQEIYLEQYSKTINTEANLAIRLAKTVIFPAAMRYQGELAATCANLKAIGHDVKMITLEDVTAKLRTLQKAVGDLEALLGKIPHGDTLKEAKYFCEKILPAINTVREWADSLETVVADDLWALPSYQEMLFIK
- a CDS encoding nickel-dependent hydrogenase large subunit, which encodes MSGCKPQAAPVIPVTPQSAYSGPIVVDPLTRIEGHLRLEVEVDNGKVVNARSSSQLYRGLETILKGRDPRDAQHFTARACGVUNYTHALASTRCLDDAVGVEIPDNARIIRNLVMASQIVADHFIHFYVLHALDWVDVTSALQADPVKAAKIANNISPRPTKAEDLRAVQERLTTFVNQGQLGIFTNADFLGGHPAYYLPPEVNLIATAHYLEALRLQIKATRAIAIFGGKVPHTQFTISGGVTCYESLRPERLEEYRSLLRETREFIEQMYIPDLLTVASYYKDWAGIGGCTNYLAFGEFPKNERDLKSRWLPPGVIMNRDLSNVQDVDPKAIYEHVAASWYEGSEARHPYEGVTEPKYTKLGDTERYSWMKAPRYQDEPMEVGPLAAVLVAYGKGQPETVAAVDLVLNHLGVGPEALHSTLGRTAARGIHTLTVAQKMEDWLDELVDNLKSGNNKIAENHEMPDEAEGVGFADVPRGALSHWIKIKGGKIENFQLVVPSTWNLGPRCAKGKLGPVEEALINTPIADPKRPVELLRTVHSFDPCIACGVHVIDSKTNQVHEFKVL
- the buk gene encoding butyrate kinase — protein: MQTILTINPGSTSTKVVLFHGLEPTLSREVQHSNSELAGFSDVWSQFALRLEPILAVLDQAGVNRLDAVVGRGGLLAPLPGGVYRIDERMLEDLRLRRFGEHPCNLGAPLALEISRRFGGSALIVDPVVTDELCPEARLTGLPCIRRRSTFHALSQRGAAREAARRLGKNYENGKFIVAHLGGGVSIGAHRRGRVVDVTNALDGEGPMSPERSGTLPILPLLQLLEDGVMDLPGLRRAVLREGGLFAHLGTNDFREIEEMVQQGNAKTKTVVAAFVYTTTRHVASLLPALVTPDDPRPVDAIVLAGGLAHSELLVRDLSARLTPWGRVEVVLGLTEARVMAESALAALEGGAEVQDYVGNVF
- a CDS encoding hydrogenase small subunit; protein product: MRLSVGLAKEGAEKRLECRGVNRRDFMKFCATVAAVMGMEASFAKQVAAALTDPRRPSVVYFHFAECTGCSMAVVRTVSPYIDELLLDTISLDYHETLMAAAGDAAEDALAQAVNSPHGFIAVVEGAIPTKDNGIHGMVGGHTMLEMAQKYLPKAQAVIAIGACATFGGVQAADPNPTDAMGVNELMEHLGLPTRAINVAGCPPSPYNFVGTVVHLLTKGMPDLDRLNRPKMFYGESVHELCERLDHFFNYEFAPSFDSEEARKGWCLYEVGCKGPDTYNNCPKVKFNETNWPVEAGHPCIGCSEPKFWDQLSPFYKPV
- a CDS encoding HyaD/HybD family hydrogenase maturation endopeptidase, whose product is MNEQNSPKILVLGVGNILLKDEGVGVKTVEKLRAEYSFSSNVELMDGGTLGMALMEPIMEFDRLIVVDAVVNGGEPGTLYRLTGVEMGKSVAFKNSMHQTDLLETLATCKLLGNCPETVVIGMEPKDFDPWGTDLTPPCQARLEDLCRAVLREITEHGGEYHPITQ
- a CDS encoding FprA family A-type flavoprotein, encoding MLPVEIKKDIFWVGSVDWNLRDFHGYSLARRGTTYNAYLVKDEKIALFDLVPANHVDELLRCLKATIDPEQIDYLIVNHVEPDHSGALPKIMDIVKPEKVFCSPIAKQALISHYHREDWPYEVVATGDNISLGKRTVTFLETKMLHWPDSMFSFLPEDKLLISSDAFGQNLASSERFDDQVDQSLLFDLAASYYANIILPFSPLVQKLLAKVGEVGWDIDMIAPDHGLIWRTHIPEILAKYGEWSTQKPQRKAVVFYDTMWKSTERMARAIADGIIAEGVSVQLFSLKTAHHSDVMPFIMEAQAVVAGSPTHNNGMLPLLADMLTYMKGLKPQGKIGAAFGSYGWSGEAAKQISEFLQSAKVEIVAEPLRVKNVPTDQDLAACQEFGSKIGREVIARVPE
- a CDS encoding nickel/cobalt transporter; its protein translation is MIRITITALITAMLVLLCIGQALAQNPFLTPPSRERPAAPSVEQPSEDHRPGVEEQVGQAPREDPGRPLARPPSAGPRITPPFFAEMVALQRDLRQRMTNYARQIQERPLGAATWQLLLLSFFYGVIHALGPGHGKSIVCSYFVSRRGTWRQALLFGNLITATHILSAVVIIVGLSWVLGRANIAAFHSVEGRLESISYALITLIGFFLLGKTLFDWRRASRERPGEEPDECPRSSPRDIVTLSLATGLMPCPGAALILLFTLSLNVFWAGLMAMIPLALGMGLTASALGLITVGSTNAVLDVSRRSKRLFAILHRTLACLGALLIIILGASLLLSAGYV
- a CDS encoding phosphate acyltransferase, whose product is MTITSLDDLIRFAASADQNPKLAIARSGDAFVLEAAMQAYAAGVVEPVFIGDMDATRRIAEDLGADLSGLRCVDLPDDEAAVREAVRMFREGEAALIMKGAVSTSTLLKAVLDKANGVPPQGILSHVTVFENPHSGKLMLLSDAAVNIRPNLQRKVEILRNALAVARALGMTAPRAAMLAATEKVNYPAMPSTLDADLIARMGEEGAFGDAHVAGPMALDLALSAAAAASKRFRNEVAGQADILITPDIESGNVLYKCLNTLLGQDVAGVVVGSSVPIVVPSRGDSARSKLLSMALAVYLATRT
- the ilvN gene encoding acetolactate synthase small subunit — translated: MTQTISALTKNKPGVLADMAQAIRKHNVNIRSISAGETEDPDISRLTIGLDGSDEDVQRITEDMAAMDMIIGMDDLRRKEFVDRELILVKVAMDPANTTQIMQIFEVFRANVVGMGRRTITVEMSGDRERVDGLINMLKPHGIKSLCRSGMIALKRGDD